The following coding sequences are from one Campylobacter sp. RM16187 window:
- a CDS encoding ABC transporter ATP-binding protein: protein MVLKVENLSFSYDKKEILRNLNFSLDSGETLGILGKNGIGKSTFLKIVLGILKTNRGKILIDNNDISLLDNKSRAKLTGYVPQSEKIAFSFKVKDMILMGINANIGIFQRPSKSDKKRVEEVSDIVGVRDFLNLDVDELSGGMLQLVLIARSLVLNPKILIMDEPTSYLDVFHQNAILNLIKRLNTEYKMCIIFTSHYPDHTLAVADKTLLLNGIDGYKFGNTREILTDRNLSELFNIDFINLDIENKSRLLPKWSV, encoded by the coding sequence ATGGTCTTAAAGGTAGAAAATTTAAGCTTTTCATATGATAAAAAAGAGATTTTACGAAATCTAAATTTTAGTTTAGATTCTGGAGAGACTCTTGGTATTTTAGGAAAAAACGGAATAGGAAAATCTACTTTCCTAAAGATAGTTTTAGGCATCTTAAAAACTAACCGTGGAAAAATTTTAATAGACAACAACGATATATCGTTGCTCGATAACAAAAGTCGTGCAAAACTAACAGGATATGTTCCGCAAAGCGAAAAAATAGCCTTTAGCTTCAAAGTAAAAGATATGATACTTATGGGCATAAATGCAAATATCGGTATATTTCAAAGACCTAGCAAAAGCGACAAAAAAAGAGTTGAAGAGGTATCCGATATAGTAGGTGTTAGAGATTTTTTAAATTTGGATGTTGATGAATTAAGCGGAGGAATGCTGCAACTTGTCTTAATCGCAAGATCACTTGTGCTAAATCCAAAAATACTTATCATGGATGAGCCGACTTCATATCTTGACGTATTTCATCAAAATGCTATTTTAAACCTTATAAAAAGGCTAAATACAGAATATAAAATGTGTATCATCTTTACTTCGCACTATCCCGATCATACTCTTGCCGTGGCAGACAAGACACTGCTTTTAAACGGTATTGACGGATATAAATTTGGCAATACTCGTGAAATTTTAACCGACAGAAATTTAAGCGAGCTTTTTAATATAGATTTTATAAATTTGGATATAGAAAACAAATCTAGACTTCTACCGAAATGGAGTGTATAG
- a CDS encoding ABC transporter substrate-binding protein, which yields MKILAIVIAFCLSLNAVEFTDQNGNKFYFKESIKSVALFPIPLASFSLSVENNTSRLASIHPMAKKNIDRAMLSKMIKGSSKIPVGGIGDDFMPNMEELIKLSPELVIQWGMRGEKLIEPLKKVGLNVALVNLRGTEEDPLFWFDMLGKIYEKEDRVAQILNNRAQTRAKIEEFVKSLQNKPKVLFIFGRDKSYEAAGKKTYFDYEISLSGGKNIANFNGFRIINKEEIIAQNPDIILLSNFDNLTPNDFFQDRLLKSVKAVKNKTVYKMPIGGDMWEPPTGESHLAWLWFSILFSGQNHLSLVEEMRKSYKILYEYDLKDDDIAQILRFDMNGDSKFYDFFKTK from the coding sequence TTGAAAATTTTAGCGATAGTTATAGCTTTTTGCTTATCTTTAAATGCGGTAGAATTTACAGATCAAAATGGCAATAAATTCTATTTTAAAGAGTCCATTAAAAGCGTTGCCTTATTTCCGATACCTCTAGCTTCATTTTCTCTTAGTGTAGAAAATAACACATCTCGCTTAGCTTCTATCCATCCTATGGCTAAAAAAAATATTGATCGCGCAATGCTATCAAAAATGATAAAAGGCTCTTCTAAAATTCCTGTTGGAGGTATAGGAGATGATTTTATGCCAAACATGGAAGAGCTTATTAAACTCTCTCCAGAACTTGTAATCCAATGGGGTATGAGAGGAGAAAAGCTTATAGAACCGTTAAAGAAAGTAGGTCTAAACGTAGCGCTTGTAAATCTAAGAGGAACGGAAGAAGATCCGCTTTTCTGGTTTGATATGCTAGGTAAAATTTACGAAAAAGAGGATAGAGTAGCGCAAATTTTAAACAATAGGGCTCAAACCAGAGCAAAAATAGAAGAATTTGTAAAGAGTCTTCAAAATAAGCCAAAGGTATTGTTTATATTTGGAAGAGATAAGAGCTACGAAGCTGCCGGTAAAAAAACATATTTTGACTATGAAATTTCATTAAGCGGCGGTAAAAATATAGCAAATTTCAATGGCTTTAGGATAATCAATAAAGAAGAGATTATTGCACAAAATCCGGATATTATCCTTCTTAGTAACTTTGATAATTTGACCCCAAATGACTTTTTTCAAGACAGGCTTTTAAAAAGCGTAAAAGCGGTAAAAAATAAGACCGTTTATAAAATGCCTATCGGCGGAGATATGTGGGAGCCCCCTACCGGAGAATCACACCTTGCATGGCTATGGTTTAGCATACTTTTTTCAGGGCAAAATCATTTGAGTTTGGTAGAAGAGATGAGAAAAAGCTATAAAATACTTTATGAGTATGACTTAAAGGATGACGATATAGCTCAAATTTTACGCTTTGATATGAACGGCGATAGCAAATTTTACGATTTTTTCAAGACTAAATGA
- a CDS encoding FecCD family ABC transporter permease yields MKKYIFLLFLLALVSVFSLVVGRISLEELRNYYTNDFETLQTIIFDLRLPRLIVAFLVGASLSVAGVIFQAMFQNPLVSPNILGVGSGAGFGAVVCILIFSNPFITQIGAFIFGFLAVMISYALGTLVNKNSKLMLVLAGIITGAIFEALISIVKYVADTEEKLPSIVYWLMGSLNAISWDDVIILAPICTIGLVILSLMGWKLNILSLGNEQASIFGENKFLGFIFVVLATLITSTSVAIAGIIGWVGLLVPHITRLIFGSDNTSLVPISAIFGGIFLMLTDDVARSVSSAEIPLSILTSLVGAPLIGVIMVKKGKKWS; encoded by the coding sequence ATGAAAAAATATATCTTCTTACTATTTTTACTCGCGCTTGTATCTGTTTTCTCTCTAGTTGTAGGACGAATTTCACTTGAAGAGCTTAGAAATTACTACACAAATGATTTTGAGACTTTGCAAACGATTATTTTTGATTTGCGATTGCCAAGGCTTATAGTCGCCTTTTTAGTCGGTGCGAGCCTAAGTGTAGCAGGAGTCATCTTCCAAGCCATGTTTCAAAATCCGCTCGTTAGCCCAAATATACTTGGCGTAGGAAGCGGAGCGGGATTTGGTGCGGTAGTTTGCATCTTAATCTTTTCAAATCCGTTTATCACGCAAATCGGAGCTTTTATATTTGGATTTTTGGCTGTTATGATATCTTATGCCTTAGGCACTTTGGTCAATAAAAACTCAAAACTTATGCTGGTTTTAGCAGGTATCATAACAGGAGCTATTTTTGAAGCTTTGATTTCCATTGTAAAATACGTAGCAGACACCGAAGAAAAGCTTCCAAGTATAGTATATTGGCTAATGGGAAGCCTAAATGCCATATCGTGGGACGATGTGATAATTTTAGCTCCGATTTGCACCATAGGACTTGTTATTTTAAGCCTAATGGGATGGAAGTTAAACATATTATCTCTTGGAAATGAGCAAGCAAGCATTTTTGGCGAAAATAAATTCTTAGGCTTTATATTTGTTGTTCTTGCCACACTTATCACAAGCACCAGTGTAGCCATAGCAGGGATTATAGGCTGGGTAGGACTGCTCGTCCCGCATATTACAAGATTGATATTTGGCTCTGACAATACCTCTTTAGTGCCTATTTCAGCTATTTTTGGGGGTATCTTTCTAATGCTTACGGATGATGTGGCCAGAAGCGTTAGCTCGGCGGAAATTCCGCTTAGTATTTTAACCTCTCTTGTAGGAGCTCCTCTTATCGGCGTGATAATGGTTAAAAAGGGCAAGAAATGGTCTTAA
- a CDS encoding alpha/beta hydrolase produces MNIFKFKDGKEMSYVDLGSKFKRAIVIHHGIATSPIDEDEWNRFCNDREIRMILPNRSGHDGSSYFYESSYIELAKRFDELLSSIGVKKFSVIGISAGAPHAYANAIVSAKKAHRVYIYSGLGALYDDEVLKGYGEYYDEINELYRFARENSQEDIGKIYLQKYGQSYGDDYLKQLIKERYIAMGYDIKLQAMPWGFRIEDVKQPITIRHSIADNEVPYEAALKTANLIKNVKFISVQNDPHFTVESIVEFIDMIISEF; encoded by the coding sequence ATGAATATCTTTAAATTTAAAGACGGTAAAGAGATGAGCTATGTCGATTTGGGAAGTAAATTTAAAAGAGCTATAGTTATTCATCATGGGATTGCGACAAGCCCAATAGACGAAGATGAGTGGAATCGGTTTTGTAATGATAGGGAGATTAGAATGATACTCCCTAACAGAAGCGGGCATGATGGTAGTTCTTATTTTTACGAGAGTAGTTATATTGAGCTTGCAAAGAGGTTCGATGAGCTTTTAAGCTCTATCGGAGTAAAAAAATTTAGCGTTATCGGTATCTCTGCAGGTGCTCCGCATGCATATGCGAATGCTATTGTAAGTGCCAAAAAAGCTCATAGGGTTTATATATATAGTGGGCTTGGGGCTTTATATGATGATGAGGTTTTAAAAGGATATGGTGAGTATTATGATGAGATAAATGAGCTATATAGATTTGCCAGAGAAAATTCTCAAGAAGACATAGGTAAAATTTATCTGCAAAAATATGGACAAAGCTACGGAGATGATTATTTAAAACAGCTTATAAAAGAGAGATATATTGCTATGGGATATGATATAAAGCTTCAAGCGATGCCTTGGGGATTTAGAATAGAAGATGTAAAGCAACCCATAACTATACGCCACTCTATAGCCGATAATGAGGTTCCTTATGAAGCTGCGCTAAAAACTGCAAATTTAATCAAAAATGTAAAATTTATATCGGTTCAAAATGATCCGCATTTTACTGTTGAGAGTATAGTTGAGTTTATAGATATGATCATAAGCGAATTTTAA
- a CDS encoding helix-turn-helix domain-containing protein — MKKIKVDEIYQKLHRYDGGDIDEKEMRISTKRVQINDDMDFWIQKFSFKNDTEIINDLYPINGFFINFTIEGEATLKTFNSKIKYCNNLTTISTANNLLADLQAEQGKNNINAGIFISNNFIKNNFSDIINPFENKVLQQSKTNLCSQFYLNQILNLNSDDPLDRLFVESKVLELIHNEFINLKRYKKQNNHVILSEFDKAAIIKAKEILASNIQNPPSIKELAKKIKLNEFKLKFGFKKLFNQTPYEFLHKERIKHAFDLAKNSEMNISEISAAVGFKNQGYFAKAFKKHYNISPKDIMKTREYYY; from the coding sequence GTGAAAAAAATTAAAGTAGATGAAATTTATCAAAAACTGCATCGTTATGATGGCGGAGACATTGACGAAAAAGAGATGAGGATATCTACAAAAAGAGTCCAAATCAATGATGATATGGATTTTTGGATACAAAAATTTAGTTTTAAAAACGATACTGAAATCATAAACGATCTTTATCCTATTAATGGATTTTTTATAAATTTTACTATTGAAGGAGAGGCTACTTTAAAAACGTTTAATTCAAAAATAAAATATTGCAATAATTTAACCACCATATCAACCGCAAACAATCTACTGGCAGATTTACAAGCCGAACAAGGGAAAAATAATATAAATGCAGGAATTTTTATAAGCAACAACTTTATAAAAAATAATTTTTCAGATATTATAAACCCTTTTGAAAACAAAGTTTTACAACAGTCAAAAACCAATTTATGCTCCCAATTTTACTTAAATCAAATTTTAAATTTAAATAGCGATGATCCCTTAGATAGGCTATTTGTAGAGAGCAAGGTTTTGGAGCTAATACATAATGAATTTATTAACCTTAAGAGATATAAAAAACAAAATAATCATGTCATCTTGAGTGAATTTGACAAAGCAGCAATAATAAAAGCAAAAGAAATTTTAGCATCCAATATCCAAAATCCACCTAGTATAAAAGAGCTTGCAAAAAAGATCAAACTAAATGAATTTAAGTTAAAATTCGGTTTTAAAAAGCTATTTAATCAAACTCCTTATGAATTTTTACATAAAGAAAGGATAAAACACGCTTTTGATTTAGCAAAAAATTCGGAAATGAATATATCGGAAATATCAGCAGCCGTAGGATTTAAAAATCAAGGTTATTTCGCCAAAGCTTTCAAGAAGCACTATAATATTTCGCCAAAAGATATAATGAAAACAAGAGAATATTATTACTAA
- a CDS encoding TonB-dependent receptor, which yields MIKNSLILSIAVCVSCYGADSLRLDEVTITAQKTDETAIDVPVSMGILSGNDLDDRQINKLENITNLTSNLSIFNASGIVSPNIRGIASNTALQNLNVGLYVDGVSYLGTLGNNLFLEDIERIEVLKGPQSILYGKNAYAGAINIVSKEPTNDLESKIGLKLGSDNLKGLNFSAGGAIVEDKFLARLNGFSRRKDGFVYNEYLNKTDDYEKTNFAKLYLKFKPTESLNLDLIQSLYNSKIGAPAMNLSNAKDLRKVSNNIEGKGNLKNYENSLKLSYKFKDYEFTSLSTFRNYKDNRIYDGDNTPASMIGVRSSHFQKDYSQEFRFVADKDYGKFLAGIQGSISDVKKRIIINDVMLYSDTKTKTKGYGFFSHNDFYITPTLTLILGMRFDKDEARLKHHLLADDKKDTYNAFSPKLGLKYKINENFMSYISVSKGYKAGGYLFSAPIDKMWYDKETLINYEWGFKTTWDKFDLSGAVFYADIKDKQVMTAVTPLLSYAANAAKAKSQGFELEGNYFMSDSLKFNASLGYAKSVYKTFKDAKGDYKGKYVNYAPEWTYTIGVDYYSGGGFFAGAYLRGQSKMYSDENNIYSSKGYMLIDAKIGYDSKNIGIYLYANNIFDKKHDTNYGAYTFMSEPREVGVKFEYKF from the coding sequence GTGATAAAAAATAGTTTAATACTAAGTATTGCCGTTTGCGTAAGTTGCTATGGGGCTGATAGTCTAAGGCTTGACGAGGTAACCATAACCGCACAAAAAACCGATGAAACAGCCATAGATGTTCCTGTATCTATGGGAATTTTAAGCGGAAATGATTTGGATGATAGACAGATAAATAAATTAGAAAATATAACTAACTTGACCTCAAATTTATCGATATTTAACGCGAGCGGAATAGTTTCTCCGAACATAAGAGGCATAGCTTCAAATACTGCTTTGCAAAATTTAAATGTGGGTCTTTATGTAGATGGTGTAAGTTATTTGGGAACATTGGGAAACAATCTGTTTTTGGAGGATATTGAAAGGATTGAGGTCTTAAAGGGTCCTCAAAGTATACTTTACGGGAAAAATGCCTACGCAGGAGCTATAAATATAGTTTCTAAAGAGCCTACGAACGATCTTGAATCAAAAATTGGTTTAAAGCTTGGAAGTGATAATCTAAAAGGGCTAAATTTTAGCGCAGGAGGAGCAATAGTAGAGGATAAATTTTTAGCTCGCTTGAACGGTTTTAGTAGGAGAAAGGATGGTTTTGTATACAATGAGTATCTAAATAAAACAGATGATTATGAAAAAACAAATTTTGCAAAACTCTATCTTAAATTTAAACCTACCGAAAGTTTAAATTTAGATTTGATACAAAGCCTATATAATAGTAAAATAGGGGCTCCTGCTATGAATCTTTCAAATGCTAAAGATTTGAGAAAAGTTTCTAATAATATTGAAGGTAAAGGCAACTTAAAAAATTATGAAAATTCTCTTAAATTAAGCTATAAATTTAAAGATTACGAATTTACCTCTCTATCTACTTTTAGAAACTATAAAGATAATAGAATTTATGATGGAGACAATACTCCTGCCTCTATGATTGGGGTTAGATCAAGTCATTTTCAAAAAGATTATTCGCAAGAATTTAGATTTGTAGCCGATAAGGATTATGGAAAATTTCTTGCGGGAATCCAAGGCTCTATAAGCGATGTAAAAAAACGCATAATTATTAATGATGTTATGCTTTACAGCGATACTAAAACAAAAACAAAAGGATATGGATTTTTTTCACATAATGATTTTTACATTACACCTACCTTGACGTTAATTTTGGGTATGAGGTTTGATAAGGACGAGGCTAGATTAAAACACCATTTACTAGCCGACGATAAAAAGGATACTTATAATGCATTTTCTCCGAAATTGGGGCTAAAGTATAAAATCAACGAAAATTTTATGAGCTATATATCTGTGTCCAAGGGGTATAAGGCCGGTGGCTATCTATTTTCTGCGCCGATTGATAAAATGTGGTATGACAAAGAGACTCTTATCAATTACGAGTGGGGTTTTAAAACGACTTGGGATAAATTTGATCTAAGTGGAGCCGTTTTTTACGCTGATATAAAAGATAAGCAGGTGATGACGGCGGTGACTCCTTTGCTTTCCTATGCTGCAAATGCCGCAAAAGCTAAATCTCAAGGCTTTGAACTTGAAGGAAATTACTTTATGAGCGATAGCTTAAAGTTTAATGCCAGCTTGGGATATGCAAAGAGTGTTTATAAAACTTTTAAAGATGCCAAAGGGGACTACAAGGGTAAATATGTAAATTATGCTCCAGAATGGACCTATACAATAGGAGTTGACTACTATTCAGGCGGAGGATTTTTTGCGGGTGCTTATTTAAGGGGTCAAAGCAAGATGTATTCTGATGAAAACAATATATATTCAAGCAAAGGATATATGCTGATAGATGCCAAAATAGGTTACGATAGTAAAAATATAGGAATTTATCTATATGCAAATAATATTTTTGATAAAAAACATGATACGAACTACGGAGCATATACCTTTATGTCGGAACCACGAGAAGTCGGTGTAAAATTTGAGTATAAATTTTAA
- a CDS encoding Rieske 2Fe-2S domain-containing protein: MSVKQERRNFIGLAFGAVAAVGGAFSLVAVKKTWDPLPSVKAAGFTTVDLSPMKDGEMRQIEWRKKPIFILKKDANMAPNDKRDVVVGDSRYIVAIALCTHLGCIPEWRASKQVFICACHAGEFNVDGINTFGPPPRPLDIPPFKIDGTKLVLGETGPEYEKLVAQA; this comes from the coding sequence ATGTCCGTAAAACAAGAAAGACGGAATTTTATCGGATTGGCATTCGGTGCGGTTGCGGCCGTGGGCGGTGCTTTTTCGCTTGTAGCCGTCAAAAAAACTTGGGATCCGCTTCCAAGCGTAAAAGCGGCAGGATTTACGACGGTAGATCTTAGCCCGATGAAAGATGGCGAGATGCGCCAGATCGAGTGGCGTAAAAAGCCTATTTTTATCCTTAAAAAAGATGCAAATATGGCTCCAAACGACAAAAGAGATGTGGTAGTTGGAGACTCAAGATACATAGTGGCTATAGCGCTTTGTACGCATCTTGGTTGTATCCCTGAGTGGAGAGCAAGCAAGCAAGTGTTCATCTGCGCCTGTCACGCGGGAGAATTTAACGTAGACGGTATCAACACCTTCGGTCCTCCTCCAAGACCTCTTGATATACCGCCGTTTAAGATCGACGGGACTAAGCTAGTACTTGGCGAAACAGGACCTGAGTATGAAAAACTTGTAGCTCAGGCATAG
- a CDS encoding TonB-dependent receptor, protein MQRKVMLSFALVGVLMANDNIDLKALDSVTVTAQRSSQNMDQISKSISAINKETIERKIGTSVPSLISEAPGVSMVNEGMDSGTINVRGFSSSDYRVPMFIDGLRFRGRPAFEYSIFSPDQIERIEIIRGPASTLYGTDAFGGIVNLVTKRASGDVFGEFKLSDTYISSQYQSVNKGTQNRLQLGFVGNGFDALLGLNYKNGKEYKTPAGKIDNTNYSYKSLDFKGGYSFADHHRIELVTRYTESKRGVVGTSVGAPGTANKKGFQKYIREDPLREKYIAINYDANINNKIILDSSLYYRELFTHLNIRPYIGSFSPRQVDNYVNGPEVYGGKFIGKYIGENLTQTYGIDFYYEDWDSVYQSINKGPKFRNRLRTKQLDVAGFGLLEYGFNNGAILSANLRYDHIKTSFDMDSSMSPSVKKLYENANNRKDSRASYGLGLIYPLVGDLEFVGNFSTSFRAPMSGEVAPILTFSGAEAYLPNPELKIEKGVTYEAGLRYSDQMLRSNLIFYMGDYKDLIVEKSWTTGATTYYQAQNINRAKISGLEFDLAYKVLNYLEFKTSLAYTRGKNKNTGKPLPEIAPLSGHVALSYSPTFLKNSYIEYSGDWAARKTRIDESMEKQRAGYFVHNIYFRKSFGKFGMLKDLSLNFGVENILNKEYAPSLSYEAIAQPRSATNPLLNPGRNFKLGFKASF, encoded by the coding sequence ATGCAAAGAAAAGTTATGCTAAGCTTTGCTCTTGTCGGTGTTTTAATGGCTAATGACAATATTGATCTTAAAGCCTTAGATAGTGTTACTGTAACAGCTCAAAGATCTTCTCAAAACATGGATCAAATCAGCAAAAGCATATCGGCAATAAACAAAGAAACTATTGAAAGAAAAATCGGCACTAGTGTCCCTTCTTTAATCAGCGAGGCACCGGGGGTATCGATGGTAAATGAAGGAATGGACTCAGGAACTATAAACGTTCGAGGATTTAGCTCGTCTGATTATAGAGTTCCTATGTTTATTGACGGACTTAGATTTAGAGGTAGGCCAGCATTTGAATATTCTATTTTCAGCCCTGATCAAATAGAGAGAATTGAGATCATAAGAGGTCCTGCCAGCACGCTTTATGGTACAGACGCCTTTGGCGGTATAGTAAATTTGGTAACAAAAAGAGCAAGTGGAGATGTCTTTGGAGAATTTAAACTCTCTGATACCTACATAAGCTCACAATATCAAAGCGTAAATAAAGGGACACAAAATCGCCTACAGCTAGGGTTTGTCGGAAATGGATTTGACGCTTTACTTGGATTAAATTATAAAAACGGCAAAGAATATAAGACCCCTGCCGGAAAGATAGATAATACAAACTATAGTTATAAAAGTTTAGACTTTAAAGGTGGATATAGCTTTGCCGACCATCACAGAATAGAACTTGTAACAAGATATACAGAGTCTAAAAGAGGTGTTGTCGGCACCTCTGTAGGAGCTCCAGGAACAGCGAACAAAAAAGGATTTCAAAAATATATCAGAGAAGATCCTCTCAGGGAAAAATATATCGCTATTAATTATGATGCCAATATAAATAACAAAATTATTTTAGACTCTAGCTTATACTATAGAGAGCTTTTTACGCATCTTAACATAAGACCGTATATAGGCTCATTCTCGCCAAGACAAGTTGATAACTACGTTAATGGTCCTGAAGTATATGGCGGTAAATTTATAGGAAAATACATAGGAGAAAATTTAACTCAAACCTACGGAATAGACTTTTATTATGAAGATTGGGATAGTGTTTATCAAAGTATAAACAAAGGACCAAAATTTAGAAATAGACTCAGAACTAAGCAGCTTGATGTAGCGGGATTTGGCCTGCTTGAGTATGGCTTTAACAATGGAGCCATTTTAAGCGCAAACCTAAGATACGACCATATCAAAACCTCATTTGATATGGATAGCAGCATGAGTCCGTCTGTAAAAAAACTATATGAAAACGCAAATAATAGAAAAGACTCAAGAGCTAGCTATGGGCTTGGTCTTATCTATCCTTTGGTTGGAGATTTGGAATTTGTAGGAAATTTCTCTACATCATTTAGAGCGCCTATGAGCGGTGAAGTAGCTCCTATATTAACATTTTCCGGAGCTGAAGCTTATCTCCCAAATCCGGAGTTAAAAATAGAAAAAGGTGTAACATACGAAGCCGGACTTAGGTATAGCGACCAAATGCTAAGATCAAATTTGATATTTTATATGGGAGATTATAAAGATTTGATCGTAGAAAAAAGCTGGACCACAGGCGCAACGACTTATTATCAGGCTCAAAATATAAATAGAGCCAAAATCAGCGGTCTTGAGTTTGATTTAGCCTATAAAGTTTTAAATTATTTAGAGTTTAAAACCAGCCTTGCTTACACAAGAGGCAAAAATAAAAACACCGGCAAGCCTTTGCCTGAGATCGCGCCTCTTAGCGGACATGTAGCACTTTCATACTCCCCTACTTTCCTTAAGAATTCATATATAGAATATAGCGGTGATTGGGCTGCACGCAAAACGCGCATAGATGAAAGCATGGAAAAGCAAAGAGCCGGATATTTTGTGCATAACATATATTTTAGAAAAAGCTTTGGCAAATTTGGCATGCTTAAAGATCTTAGCCTAAATTTTGGTGTTGAAAATATTTTAAATAAAGAGTATGCTCCGAGTTTAAGCTATGAAGCGATAGCGCAGCCAAGAAGTGCGACAAACCCACTTTTAAATCCAGGCAGGAATTTCAAGCTTGGATTTAAAGCAAGTTTTTAA